Proteins encoded by one window of Aspergillus chevalieri M1 DNA, chromosome 6, nearly complete sequence:
- a CDS encoding CENP-S family protein (COG:S;~EggNog:ENOG410PR25;~InterPro:IPR009072,IPR029003;~PFAM:PF15630;~go_component: GO:0071821 - FANCM-MHF complex [Evidence IEA];~go_function: GO:0046982 - protein heterodimerization activity [Evidence IEA]): MEQDERIGLEERLKSALWLSIGKIVDEETIKLGVNATPQFIGALTEMVWAQIETASQDLESFAKHAGRSTVNVSDVLLLARRNEGLESILRTFINKQREDNENDA, translated from the exons ATGGAGCAAGACGAGAGAATTGGGTTGGAAGAG CGCCTCAAATCCGCTTTATGGCTCTCGATTGGGAAGATTGTCGATGAAGAAACCATCAAGTTAGGAGTGAATGCTACGCCTCAGTTTATCGGAGCTTTGACGGAGATGGTTTGGGCTCAAATTG AAACCGCCAGTCAAGACCTTGAATCCTTTGCCAA GCATGCCGGACGCTCGACAGTCAACGTCTCTgatgtgctgctgcttgctCGTCGCAATGAGGGATTGGAATCTATCTTGCGCACGTTTATTAATAAGCAGCGCGAGGACAACGAGAATGATGCTTGA
- a CDS encoding uncharacterized protein (COG:Q;~EggNog:ENOG410PFVV;~InterPro:IPR011032,IPR013154,IPR002328;~PFAM:PF08240;~TransMembrane:1 (i21-45o);~go_function: GO:0008270 - zinc ion binding [Evidence IEA];~go_function: GO:0016491 - oxidoreductase activity [Evidence IEA];~go_process: GO:0055114 - oxidation-reduction process [Evidence IEA]), with protein sequence MELEISGSTRLMSRFVEKERLRFDLLLLGFAGVVCLFLAVLRIYADDADLHEYMSGPILIPKEPHNITKTKFPVTLGHEFAGTVEEVGDGVTNVAPGQRVVVRPTIYDGCCNSCKLGIEYCCENIGFIGLSGEHRSLFSRQHRG encoded by the coding sequence ATGGAGCTGGAGATATCCGGGTCGACGAGATTGATGAGCCGTTTTGTAGAGAAGGAGAGGTTAAGATTCGACCTGCTTTTGTTGGGATTTGCGGGAGTGGTATGTCTGTTTCTGGCTGTTCTGAGGATATACGCTGACGATGCAGATCTGCATGAGTATATGAGCGGACCGATTCTGATCCCTAAAGAACCCCATAATATCACAAAGACCAAGTTTCCTGTGACTTTGGGGCACGAGTTTGCGGGTACCGTGGAGGAAGTGGGAGACGGCGTGACGAATGTCGCTCCAGGACAGAGGGTGGTGGTGCGGCCGACTATTTATGACGGTTGCTGTAATTCGTGTAAATTGGGAATTGAGTACTGCTGTGAGAATATCGGGTTTATCGGGTTATCTGGTGAGCATCGCTCCCTCTTTTCCCGACAGCATAGAGGCTAA
- a CDS encoding uncharacterized protein (COG:Q;~EggNog:ENOG410PFVV;~InterPro:IPR013149,IPR036291;~PFAM:PF00107;~go_process: GO:0055114 - oxidation-reduction process [Evidence IEA]) produces the protein MAKYMTAPSSHFYPIPDKVSLEAAALIEPLAVSWHAVNVSPFKPGHNVLIVGGGPIGIGILQVLKLQGAKNVMVSEMTESRKRFALEYGATHVLDPSQVDVAGKVREITNGIGADVIYDTAGVEIALNSAIRACRTHGSIVNIAVWQKRPAIHVNDLMYHEIKYEGATLYDEESFRDVIRALSYGQLQPEKMITGKIRLDEVVDKGFKALVGEEREKHCKILVDVQN, from the exons ATGGCCAAATACATGACCGCACCAAGTAGCCACTTCTATCCCATCCCTGACAAAGTCTCCCTCGAAGCCGCAGCCTTGATCGAACCACTAGCAGTATCCTGGCACGCAGTCAACGTTTCACCCTTCAAACCCGGTCACAACGTACTGATCGTTGGCGGCGGCCCAATTGGGATCGGCATCTTGCAGGTGCTCAAACTGCAAGGCGCGAAGAACGTCATGGTTTCTGAGATGACGGAGAGTCGTAAGAGATTCGCACTCGAGTACGGTGCAACGCATGTCCTGGACCCGTCACAGGTTGACGTGGCGGGCAAAGTGCGGGAGATTACGAACGGGATTGGGGCGGACGTGATCTATGACACGGCTGGTGTGGAGATTGCGCTGAATAGTGCTATCCGTGCTTGTCGGACGCATGGGAGTATTGTCAACATTGCGGTTTGGCAGAAACGGCCTGCGATTCATGTCAATGATCTGATGTACCATGAGATCAAGTATGAGGGTGCGACTTTGTATGATGAGGAGTCATTTCGGGATGTGATCAGGGCGTTGAGCTATG GTCAATTGCAACCGGAGAAGATGATCACCGGGAAGATAAGGCTGGACGAGGTGGTAGACAAAGGATTCAAAGCCTTGGTAGGAGAGGAGCGTGAGAAACATTGTAAAATCCTGGTGGACGTGCAGAATTAG
- the MUS18 gene encoding UV-endonuclease UVE-1 (COG:Q;~EggNog:ENOG410PIYW;~InterPro:IPR036237,IPR004601;~PFAM:PF03851;~go_function: GO:0004519 - endonuclease activity [Evidence IEA];~go_process: GO:0006289 - nucleotide-excision repair [Evidence IEA];~go_process: GO:0009411 - response to UV [Evidence IEA]), whose product MFCLSSHCQRSACSLALSRPHTTVRCHDAQAFSATSTSQSGFRHAPSSWQMTRSVTVASSRKSLSAVPAPWPDLVSRTLVRRTRLDRLHSAARLSKLAGSAIPTPYSSVRLFSSRAACGAMKAEDPNGSAAGIMGAEDASVLDNGQNEVPPGMPVQDGSLDPESEEDVPLEPEELQDALTRPPPVNSNYLPLPWNGRLGYACLNTYLRYSNPPVFCSRTCRIASILENRHPLQDPSQPPHPTKNRPDREQPADVARGQAYVESLGLANARDLIKILKWNDKYGIKFMRMSSEMFPFASHKEYGYKLEPFAAGVMAEIGQVAADLGHRVTVHPGQFTQLGSPRKEVTENSFRDLEYHSEMLRLLKLPPQQDRDAVMILHMGGVFGDKQATLDRFRESYANLSQDIKNRLVLENDDVSWSVHDLLPICEELNIPLVLDYHHHNIIFDSDQLREGTLDIMGLYDRIKATWMRKNITQKMHYSEPTAGAITGRQRRKHSPRVATLPPCDPTMDLMIEAKDKEQAVFELMRTFKLPGYELVNDIIPYIRTDENKQYKPPRRSPKKNGFVDLEALVPPEPNFPEEEVGMGGPERRVYWPPGMEEWLRPKRVIRTKAVQTGPKKRNNKKAAETTTNEDGEAENGAAETATPDTGAPETPARKTTARVKRTASVKKTTTTRKRKASETPVSTPPDSNDEATEPSDPPAPTASRRGRRSGRAKKVNYAEESESAG is encoded by the exons ATGTTCTGTCTTTCCTCCCACTGCCAGAGGTCCGCTTGTTCGCTTGCTCTGTCCCGTCCGCATACCACCGTCCGTTGTCATGACGCCCAGGCATTTTCCGCCACTTCCACTTCCCAGTCTGGCTTTCGCCACGCTCCTTCGTCATGGCAGATGACGCGCTCCGTTACCGTGGCAAGCTCCAGAAAAAGCTTGTCTGCTGTGCCTGCGCCATGGCCAGATCTGGTCTCTCGCACTCTTGTTCGTCGTACGCGCCTTGACAGACTGCATTCCGCTGCCCGATTATCGAAGCTCGCAGGATCGGCAATTCCAACCCCATACTCATCTGTCAGACTATTTTCGTCCAGGGCAGCCTGTGGCGCCATGAAAGCTGAAGATCCGAATGGTAGTGCGGCTGGCATTATGGGCGCTGAAGACGCGTCGGTTCTGGACAATGGTCAAAATGAAGTCCCTCCCGGAATGCCCGTGCAGGATGGCTCGTTAGACCCGGagtctgaggaagatgtgCCCCTCGAGCCGGAGGAGCTGCAGGATGCTCTAACTCGGCCTCCGCCGGTCAACAGTAACTATCTTCCACTCCCTTGGAATGGACGGTTAGGATAT GCCTGTTTGAATACGTATCTACGATATTCCAACCCGCCAGTATTTTGCTCACGGACATGCCGTATCGCTTCGATCCTGGAAAACCGCCATCCGCTCCAAGACCCCTCGCAACCGCCCCATCCAACCAAAAACCGCCCTGACCGGGAGCAGCCTGCAGATGTCGCCCGCGGCCAGGCTTACGTTGAGTCATTGGGTCTCGCCAATGCTCGCGATCTTATCAAAATACTCAAGTGGAACGATAAATACGGCATCAAGTTCATGCGTATGAGCAGTGAAATGTTCCCTTTCGCCAGTCACAAGGAATATGGGTACAAATTGGAGCCATTTGCTGCAGGCGTAATGGCTGAAATAGGTCAAGTCGCAGCTGACCTGGGCCATCGCGTCACAGTCCATCCTGGTCAATTCACACAGTTGGGCTCCCCGAGAAAGGAAGTTACAGAGAACTCATTTCGCGATTTGGAATATCATTCTGAAATGCTGCGGCTTTTGAAGCTGCCGCCACAGCAGGATCGCGATGCAGTCATGATTCTCCATATGGGCGGTGTGTTCGGTGACAAGCAGGCAACTTTGGACCGGTTCCGGGAGAGCTACGCCAATTTGTCGCAAGATATAAAGAACCGACTAGTTCTTGAGAATGACGATGTTAGCTGGTCGGTTCATGATCTGCTGCCCATTTGTGAAGAGCTCAATATCCCCCTCGTCCTGGATTACCACCATCACAATATCATCTTCGACTCGGACCAGCTTCGCGAAGGTACACTAGATATTATGGGTCTTTATGATCGCATCAAAGCGACTTGGATGCGCAAGAATATCACGCAAAAGATGCATTACTCAGAGCCAACTGCAGGTGCAATCACAGGTCGCCAACGGCGGAAGCACAGTCCCCGTGTTGCTACTCTTCCCCCTTGTGATCCGACCATGGATTTAATGATCGAAGCAAAGGATAAGGAGCAGGCTGTTTTCGAATTGATGAGGACGTTCAAACTACCAGGTTATGAATTGGTCAACGATATCATCCCATACATCCGGACCGACGAAAACAAACAGTACAAGCCGCCCCGAAGGTCTCCTAAGAAGAATGGGTTTGTCGACCTGGAAGCTTTGGTTCCTCCGGAGCCCAACTTTCCTGAAGAGGAAGTCGGCATGGGTGGTCCTGAGCGAAGAGTCTACTGGCCTCCTGGGATGGAAGAGTGGCTTCGACCAAAGAGGGTCATTCGAACAAAGGCAGTCCAGACTGGGCCCAAGAAGAGGAATAACAAGAAAGCGGCCGAGACCACCACTAATGAAGATGGTGAGGCCGAAAATGGTGCAGCTGAAACTGCTACGCCGGATACTGGTGCGCCGGAAACGCCAGCCCGGAAGACCACGGCGCGGGTCAAGCGTACGGCTAGTGTGAAGAAGACTACTACTACCAGGAAGCGCAAGGCATCAGAGACGCCTGTGTCGACGCCGCCGGATTCGAACGATGAGGCTACGGAGCCATCTGACCCACCCGCACCTACTGCGTCGCGAAGAGGCCGTCGAAGTGGACGTGCAAAGAAGGTGAACTATGCGGAGGAAAGTGAGTCTGCTGGTTGA
- a CDS encoding uncharacterized protein (COG:S;~EggNog:ENOG410PQ1U;~TransMembrane:3 (o17-36i57-83o139-161i)), whose product MGFGGFVLRFFNLSIRVLQLLDGAVILGIFSYFLAIQTKHNVEIPQWMRAVEGLSGAATLYGLLGSIFTCCLGGVAFFAYLAMLLDVLFVGAMIAIAVLTRDGPQSCQGQVDTPLGSGDSNDDSAAGLGFGMACQLQKVVFAVSIIGIFFFLVSIGLQALYRHNHKREKRFGPSPHNNYTYGTRRGRGFFWRRNKHNPDSNVNPDDALPGHPTPQDVELGTNTEKSNGSGFFSRNKNSTAGANGYGNSAYTGNY is encoded by the exons ATGGGATTTGGAGGCTTTGTGCTTCGCTTTTTCAACCTCTCCATCCGAGTACTGCAGCTACTCGACGGTGCTGTTATCCTAGGAATCTTTTCCTACTTCCTCGCCATCCAAACCAAGCATAATGTCGAAATCCCACAGTGGATGCGGGCCGTTGAGGGTCTGAGTGGTGCGGCCACACTATATGGATTACTGGGATCCATTTTCACCTGCTGCTTAGGAGGCGTTGCCTTCTTCGCCTACCTCGCCATGCTGCTCGATGTGCTCTTTGTCGGAGCCATGATTGCCATCGCGGTGTTGACCCGTGATGGTCCCCAGAGTTGCCAGGGACAGGTCGATACACCGTTGGGTTCGGGAGATAGCAATGATGATTCCGCGGCTGGACTGGGCTTTGGTATGGCCTGTCAACTGCAAAAGGTTGTTTTTGCAGTCTCCATCATTGGAAT TTTCTTCTTCTTAGTCTCCATCGGCTTGCAGGCCCTCTACCGCCACAACCACAAGCGCGAGAAGCGCTTCGGTCCGTCCCCTCACAACAACTACACCTACGGCACCCGTCGCGGCCGTGGTTTCTTCTGGCGCCGCAACAAGCATAACCCGGACAGCAACGTCAACCCCGACGACGCTCTCCCCGGTCACCCTACGCCGCAGGATGTCGAACTCGGTACCAACACTGAGAAGTCGAACGGTAGTGGATTCTTCTCGCGCAACAAGAACAGCACTGCTGGTGCCAACGGATACGGCAACTCGGCATATACGGGTAACTATTAA
- a CDS encoding uncharacterized protein (COG:S;~EggNog:ENOG410PTF0;~InterPro:IPR011431;~PFAM:PF07543;~TransMembrane:1 (o49-66i)), whose protein sequence is MADEPDFNDLVHDAINDFFSQIFGVVQAGFNRFTTNFYNSFAQVSTTRWTKVIGSVVFYIIIRPYIERFFRWSSDRERKRREEKEKQQAEATGYSEGKKAKVSANSLRSGKPVAAENEGGRVLGEVENTDDEVDDDEEGEAVRFAKENGVPEWGKNVRRRQKKQPSHNLTEAQLLEMLDWSEEEGEKK, encoded by the coding sequence ATGGCCGACGAACCCGACTTCAACGACCTCGTCCACGACGCCATTAACGACTTCTTCAGCCAAATCTTCGGCGTCGTCCAAGCCGGCTTCAACCGCTTCACTACAAACTTCTACAACTCCTTCGCGCAAGTCTCCACCACCCGCTGGACAAAAGTCATCGGCTCCGTGGTCTTCTACATCATCATCCGGCCCTATATCGAGCGGTTCTTCCGCTGGTCGAGTGACCGCGAGCGCAAGCGccgcgaggaaaaggagaagcagCAGGCTGAGGCGACAGGGTATAGCGAGGGGAAGAAGGCAAAGGTTTCTGCGAATAGTTTGCGGAGTGGGAAGCCCGTTGCTGCTGAGAATGAGGGTGGGAGGGTGTTAGGGGAGGTGGAGAATACGGACGACgaggttgatgatgatgaggaagggGAGGCGGTTCGGTTTGCCAAGGAGAATGGGGTGCCGGAGTGGGGGAAGAATGTGCGCAGGAGGCAGAAGAAGCAGCCGAGTCATAATCTGACCGAAGCGCAGTTGTTGGAGATGTTGGATtggagcgaggaggagggtgagAAGAAGTaa
- a CDS encoding uncharacterized protein (COG:S;~EggNog:ENOG410PI2Y;~InterPro:IPR000477): MAQRTLRRTVRQAKRQYWRTQLDNFTDSQDVFRAIKWNRTVGSFPIPPLKNGETVHTTPDAKAELLVKTLLQKAACADDIPFDNSDNPEATLPFPTITSGEAYQAIFQAKSSTPGQDEISNAVLKKAWPALGPHISALYKHCAATGWHPTPFRQALLIALPKPGKKDYSSPRSYRLIALLSTLGKGLERLIARRLAWTAIKHKVLHPQQFGALPCRSATDLAAALVHDIEESWARGLSASILTLDL, encoded by the coding sequence ATGGCACAACGAACCTTGCGCCGCACAGtacgccaagcaaaacggcaATACTGGCGAACACAACTGGATaacttcactgacagccaggatgttttcagagcaatcaagtggaataggacagtgggatccttcccaatcccacctctcaagaatggagaaacagtccacaccactcctgatgccaaagcagagctcctggtaaaaaccctcctccagaaggctgcctgcgCAGATGACATCCCCTTTGACAATAGTGACAATCCGGAGGCAACCCTCCCCTTTCCAACCATCACATCTGGAGAAGCATACCAAGCTATCTTCCaagccaagagcagcacacctgggcaagacgagatatccaatgcagtcctgaagaaggcctggcctgctcttggcccccatatttcagctctgtacaaacattgtgctgcaactggatggcacccaactcccttccgacaagccctgttgatagccctccccaagccagggaagaaggactacagtagcccacgctcatacagactaattgctctcctctctaccttggggaaaggactggaacgccttattgcccggagattagcttggacagccatcaaacacaaggtcctccacccccaacaatttggggccctcccctgccgttcagctaccgacctggcggcagctttggtgcatgatattgaagaatcttgggcccggggtctcagcgcctccatactaactctggatttgtga
- a CDS encoding putative extracellular protein (CAZy:AA11;~COG:S;~EggNog:ENOG410QDDW;~SECRETED:SignalP(1-17)) — MKNFLLAAGILASSASAHMQMSEPFPIRSPLNKDNNGKKDYSYTNPLSTDGSDFPCKGYANDPFNATANYNPGGSYPLKLAGSATHKGGSCQISLSYDKGKSFHVIHSILGGCPIDKEYKFTVPSDAPSGEALLAWSWFNKVGNREMYMNCAQVNIGSEGGSQNREMIDAADDDAHNATTHSSDAQSFDSLPPIFIANVNGPGKCETTEGKDVNFPKPGPSVEGSVEGKGYKCEGDADFLTSDSDSGSSTTSSSDSSESSSSHNANAPMSSSILDYQHNGGVQNKHAVAFGDAASEPRFGPPAGAPAPQGHGSSGSQGHGAPAQGHGAVDPQGQGSSGSQGHGAPAQGHGATGPQGQGSSGSQGHGAPAQGHGATGPQGQAAHGHGQGHGHGHSNGVKPQHAWGPPGGIICSPDGKSFSRCTANGPPIDMGPVAEGTICRDGKITWA; from the coding sequence ATGAAGAACTTCCTCCTCGCGGCGGGCATCCTCGCCTCATCTGCCTCTGCTCACATGCAGATGAGCGAGCCTTTCCCCATTCGCAGTCCCCTTAACAAGGACAACAATGGCAAGAAGGACTACTCGTACACCAACCCTCTGTCCACCGATGGCTCTGACTTCCCCTGCAAGGGCTACGCCAACGACCCGTTCAACGCGACTGCCAACTACAACCCTGGCGGCAGCTACCCTTTGAAGCTCGCGGGTAGTGCCACTCACAAGGGCGGTTCCTGCCAGATCTCGCTGTCGTACGACAAGGGCAAGTCTTTCCACGTTATACACTCCATCCTTGGTGGCTGCCCCATCGACAAGGAGTACAAGTTCACTGTCCCATCTGACGCTCCCTCTGGTGAGGCTTTGCTTGCCTGGAGCTGGTTCAACAAGGTCGGCAACCGTGAGATGTACATGAACTGCGCTCAGGTCAACATTGGCAGCGAGGGCGGCAGCCAAAACCGTGAGATGATCGACGCCGCCGATGATGACGCTCACAACGCGACTACTCACTCTAGTGACGCCCAGAGCTTCGACAGCTTGCCTCCCATCTTCATTGCCAACGTCAATGGCCCCGGCAAGTGTGAGACCACCGAGGGCAAGGATGTCAACTTCCCCAAGCCCGGCCCATCCGTCGAGGGTTCTGTCGAGGGCAAGGGCTACAAATGCGAGGGTGACGCGGATTTCCTCACTTCTGACTCCGACTCTGGCTCCAGCACTACCTCCAGCTCTGACTCAAGCGAGTCGTCATCCAGCCACAACGCCAACGCCCCCATGTCCAGCTCTATCCTTGATTATCAGCACAATGGCGGTGTCCAGAACAAGCATGCCGTCGCCTTTGGTGACGCCGCCTCTGAGCCCCGCTTCGGTCCTCCGGCTGGTGCTCCTGCTCCCCAGGGCCACGGCTCGTCTGGCTCCCAGGGCCACGGCGCTCCAGCCCAAGGTCACGGCGCTGTTGATCCCCAGGGCCAGGGCTCGTCTGGCTCTCAGGGCCACGGCGCTCCAGCTCAAGGTCACGGTGCTACTGGTCCCCAGGGCCAGGGCTCGTCTGGCTCTCAGGGCCACGGCGCTCCAGCTCAAGGTCACGGTGCTACTGGTCCCCAGGGCCAGGCCGCTCACGGTCATGGACAGGGACATGGCCACGGCCACAGCAACGGTGTTAAGCCTCAGCATGCTTGGGGTCCTCCTGGTGGCATCATTTGCTCACCTGATGGTAAGAGCTTCTCCCGCTGCACCGCCAATGGTCCTCCGATCGACATGGGTCCTGTCGCTGAGGGTACTATCTGCCGCGATGGCAAGATCACCTGGgcttag